Proteins encoded together in one Synechococcus sp. A15-62 window:
- a CDS encoding AAA family ATPase, producing the protein MGKLPADALLSPSKMQEGFYSKTLQTARQTSRGHLSDGGCQGDVQKVPIQSAKDVLKTREATDWIADQFIPRGRLTLLAGASGSGKSSLLYGLAEAVSNGSDFMGQLTTKRGKVCFIQSDESPENAADKLKVMGVKAEFHLLTDWEFLDVSKLRALQEQEHYDLIVLDSITTLLGAGRPDGPSMNDAEFGFDLYPLNTWASENRVAVVMSAHLRKQSKDSTTNAITLDSVFGAASQGWAASDVWGIWRLYQQQPDQNIQMRLQCVKGRTCADGTAWNLEGNEEDYSFLLKGSANEGDMTPKQRSHFAEQALALMAGSDRYWKVEDIQRELGCAERHAYRVLKGLFVEDKLSRQTLASTGGRPKYAYAEKTFCTSPQPPLSETTALPNCSLTE; encoded by the coding sequence ATGGGGAAGTTGCCTGCTGATGCGCTCCTCTCGCCTTCAAAAATGCAAGAGGGCTTTTATTCCAAGACTCTTCAAACAGCGCGCCAAACTTCCAGGGGACATTTGTCTGATGGGGGGTGTCAGGGGGATGTTCAAAAAGTCCCCATCCAGTCCGCCAAGGACGTCCTGAAGACGCGCGAGGCCACGGATTGGATTGCTGACCAGTTCATCCCGCGTGGTCGGCTGACCTTGCTTGCTGGGGCTTCAGGGTCAGGAAAAAGCTCGCTTCTCTATGGGTTGGCGGAAGCCGTCTCCAACGGCTCGGACTTCATGGGTCAGCTCACGACCAAGAGAGGCAAGGTCTGTTTCATCCAGTCCGACGAAAGCCCCGAGAACGCAGCCGACAAGCTCAAGGTCATGGGTGTCAAAGCTGAGTTCCATCTGCTCACTGACTGGGAGTTCTTAGACGTTTCCAAGCTCAGGGCTCTTCAGGAGCAAGAGCACTACGACCTGATCGTCCTGGACAGCATCACGACGCTTTTGGGTGCTGGCAGACCAGATGGCCCGAGCATGAACGATGCGGAGTTTGGATTCGATCTCTATCCACTGAACACATGGGCTTCTGAAAACCGCGTTGCCGTGGTGATGAGCGCCCACCTCAGGAAGCAGAGCAAGGACTCAACGACCAACGCCATCACCCTGGATTCCGTCTTTGGCGCAGCCAGTCAGGGCTGGGCCGCCAGTGATGTTTGGGGGATTTGGAGGCTTTATCAGCAGCAGCCGGACCAGAACATTCAGATGCGGTTGCAGTGCGTGAAAGGACGCACCTGCGCGGACGGCACGGCATGGAATCTGGAGGGAAACGAAGAGGACTACTCGTTCCTTCTGAAAGGCTCAGCGAATGAGGGGGACATGACTCCAAAGCAACGAAGCCATTTCGCGGAACAGGCGCTGGCGTTGATGGCAGGGAGTGACCGCTACTGGAAGGTTGAGGACATCCAGCGCGAGCTGGGCTGCGCCGAAAGGCACGCCTATCGGGTTTTGAAGGGCTTGTTCGTAGAGGACAAGCTCAGCAGACAGACCCTTGCCTCCACTGGTGGTCGCCCGAAATATGCATACGCAGAGAAGACTTTTTGTACTTCCCCCCAACCCCCCCTATCGGAAACAACCGCGCTGCCTAATTGTTCCCTGACAGAATGA
- a CDS encoding DNA-binding protein → MDTPQQWVAESEAAELLAIKNSTIRTMRRDRRLEPGTHWIYATGTPNGPVTYNVTAIRESMAQRTKEMVAAEAQRRAALRKEKQDSIETFSNDPSVRAGS, encoded by the coding sequence ATGGATACCCCCCAGCAATGGGTGGCTGAGTCCGAAGCAGCAGAGCTTCTGGCAATTAAAAACAGCACCATCCGCACCATGCGGCGTGATCGCAGGTTGGAACCTGGCACGCATTGGATTTACGCGACCGGCACCCCCAACGGTCCCGTCACTTACAACGTCACGGCCATCCGTGAATCAATGGCGCAGCGCACCAAGGAAATGGTGGCGGCTGAAGCCCAGCGTCGTGCCGCTCTCAGAAAGGAAAAACAGGATTCCATTGAGACCTTCAGCAATGACCCGAGTGTGAGGGCAGGGTCATGA
- a CDS encoding histone deacetylase, which produces MPLPVVYHPHYSAPLPSTHRFPMAKFRLLHQLLLEQGVVQAEEVHRPLSIARRDLESVHPRMYHEAFSRDHLTRPEQRRIGLPATRPLVQRTWLAVGGTLLTARLALQRGLASHLAGGTHHAHPGFGSGFCIFNDCAVAARVLLGTGEVRRILIVDLDVHQGDGSAACFQHDPRVTTLSVHAASNFPLRKVDGDIDIPLADGTSDDDYLAAIADRLPDALDTIAPDLVLYNAGVDPHRDDRLGRLALSDAGLKMRDRLVLDACLRRRIATATVIGGGYDALDPLVQRHAIVVRAAAEQARLFDLP; this is translated from the coding sequence TTGCCGCTTCCAGTCGTTTATCACCCGCATTACTCCGCGCCGCTGCCGAGCACCCATCGCTTTCCGATGGCGAAGTTCCGGCTGCTGCATCAACTCCTGCTGGAGCAGGGGGTCGTCCAGGCCGAGGAGGTGCATCGGCCCTTGAGCATCGCCCGCAGAGATCTGGAGAGCGTCCATCCCCGCATGTATCACGAAGCCTTCAGCCGTGATCACCTGACCCGACCGGAGCAACGTCGCATCGGGCTTCCGGCCACGCGGCCTTTGGTGCAGCGCACCTGGCTTGCCGTGGGCGGCACCCTGTTGACGGCACGACTGGCTCTCCAGCGGGGCTTGGCCTCCCATCTGGCGGGTGGCACCCACCACGCCCACCCCGGCTTCGGCAGTGGCTTCTGCATCTTCAACGACTGTGCTGTCGCCGCGCGGGTGTTGCTGGGAACTGGGGAGGTGCGGCGAATTCTGATCGTGGATCTCGATGTGCACCAAGGGGATGGTTCGGCAGCCTGCTTTCAACACGACCCCAGGGTGACCACCCTTTCGGTGCACGCCGCCAGCAATTTCCCTTTGCGCAAAGTGGACGGGGATATCGACATCCCCCTCGCCGACGGCACCAGCGACGACGACTATCTCGCTGCCATTGCCGACCGGTTGCCCGATGCCTTGGACACCATCGCGCCGGATTTGGTGCTTTACAACGCGGGCGTCGATCCCCATCGCGATGATCGGCTCGGCCGACTCGCCCTCAGCGATGCGGGGTTGAAGATGCGCGATCGACTTGTGCTCGATGCCTGTCTGCGCCGCAGGATTGCAACCGCAACGGTGATCGGTGGTGGCTATGACGCCCTCGATCCCCTGGTGCAGCGCCACGCCATCGTGGTGCGTGCTGCTGCCGAGCAGGCTCGCTTGTTCGACCTTCCATGA
- a CDS encoding pyridoxamine 5'-phosphate oxidase family protein, producing MTEGISETIPPWRPLLRAAMQREGRSVAARWVQLATTGRDGTPRVRTLVFRGWAGAAQLELFSDQRSEKVTELANDGATELCWLFPKARQQYRLRGKVKLIKATEQPELCQQRWQKLSDTGRAVWGWPTPADPLDPTAAFPDQLAETAPLPEHFVVLRLQVISVERLNLGPHPHQRTRWSADTLWQEQPLNP from the coding sequence ATGACTGAGGGAATCTCTGAAACCATCCCCCCCTGGAGACCTCTGCTGCGCGCGGCCATGCAGCGGGAGGGGCGCTCCGTTGCCGCCCGCTGGGTGCAACTGGCCACAACAGGACGCGATGGCACACCTCGGGTGCGAACCCTGGTGTTCCGCGGCTGGGCCGGTGCAGCCCAACTCGAACTCTTCAGCGATCAGCGCAGCGAGAAGGTGACGGAACTCGCCAACGATGGAGCCACTGAACTGTGCTGGTTGTTCCCCAAAGCACGCCAGCAGTACCGCCTGCGGGGAAAGGTGAAGCTGATCAAAGCCACCGAACAACCTGAGCTCTGCCAGCAGCGCTGGCAAAAGCTCTCCGATACAGGACGAGCCGTCTGGGGGTGGCCCACCCCGGCGGATCCGCTGGACCCCACGGCGGCCTTCCCCGATCAACTGGCTGAAACTGCACCGCTGCCAGAGCATTTCGTGGTGCTAAGGCTGCAGGTGATCAGCGTTGAGCGGCTCAACCTTGGCCCCCACCCCCATCAACGCACGCGTTGGAGTGCGGACACGCTCTGGCAGGAGCAACCGCTGAACCCCTGA